One Drosophila subobscura isolate 14011-0131.10 chromosome U, UCBerk_Dsub_1.0, whole genome shotgun sequence DNA window includes the following coding sequences:
- the LOC117901916 gene encoding uncharacterized protein LOC117901916, which translates to MLELKYNVNPYRRQLLVHEEAAIESAKKIFKAAAGLPKPLTPSGHVPVLVDVRCMDSKAVYHVHVNIPPNGWSSEEQDGAKCQPLQLMYPSDQRDTDLDVTTNTMGGWHDPNCADKSLLVVAQREVHEMLPGPVRLSTNTGSPTAHQADEKIKAHFMAALHQQQSSPLYHSVLWLNECKETVGTHQPPPLQIEELLQDKAEDFETKPETPQSDNGPISSPLNGYKPVQQQHSPSHDPDQVLVPELCLDSRGVYVPNKLLQVQQAQKPINGFRKQLQQSDSYPSIYPNELQPLPRDALLPKNGFKAGTTNQHQHSYSSRKIWPPPKAKFAHKNGFKSFAQMRNQKYSSPRSRGEQWSQKPPNTDADEPTEEQAFYPNFPPEWRNLFRWNNCSLCHKTMRTIRNAVEHYSSKEHDRRMTMRTLRMPDGGFNQSVNPSAESLQEQRSARSIDFYCELCDLMLTSNAHADQHFQGRRHRMVANKLSKPNGLGHYNAEGRWVRTDNKWMNCELCDVSITSDSQMAMHMAGAKHRKRVVDCYISGHMEVPFDGHHVSTDSMSALQPLGPHIRKSDIFDINSGYYCDVCEVPLNHRKSAKQHMKGRLHKRNIHQLATDD; encoded by the exons ATGTTGGAATTGAAGTACAACGTGAATCCATATCGCCGGCAGCTGCTGGTCCACGAGGAGGCTGCCATAGAgagtgccaaaaaaatattcaaggCTGCTGCCGGCCTTCCCAAGCCACTCACTCCGTCCGGTCATGTGCCGGTGCTGGTGGACGTGCGATGCATGGACTCGAAGGCCGTATATCACGTCCATGTGAATATACCTCCAAACGGCTGGTCATCAGAAGAACAAGATGGAGCAAAGTGTCAACCTCTGCAGCTGATGTACCCAAGCGATCAGCGTGACACCGACCTTGATGTGACGACAAATACAATGGGTGGCTGGCACGACCCAAACTGCGCCGACAAGTCTCTGCTGGTGGTCGCTCAGAGGGAGGTTCACGAGATGCTTCCAGGCCCAGTTCGACTTTCCACAAATACCGGGTCTCCCACTGCCCATCAGGCGGACGAGAAGATCAAGGCCCACTTCATGGCGGCCTTGCACCAACAGCAGTCCAGTCCCCTTTACCACTCGGTGCTGTGGCTGAATGAGTGCAAGGAGACTGTGGGGACACACCAGCCGCCTCCCTTGCAGATTGAGGAGCTCCTGCAGGACAAGGCTGAAGATTTTGAGACTAAACCGGAGACCCCACAGAGCGATAATGGTCCGATCTCAAGCCCCCTGAATGGTTACAAGccagtccagcagcagcactcgccGAGCCATGACCCTGACCAAGTTCTGGTTCCGGAACTCTGCCTCGACAGCCGTGGTGTTTACGTGCCAAACAAACTGCTACAGGTGCAGCAAGCACAAAAACCCATCAATGGCTTTCGcaagcagctccagcagtCAGATTCGTATCCCTCGATCTACCCGAACGAGCTTCAACCACTGCCCAGAGACGCGTTGCTGCCAAAGAATGGCTTTAAAGCTGGCACCACCAATCAGCATCAGCACAGTTACAGCTCAAGAAAGATTTGGCCACCGCCCAAAGCTAagtttgcacacaaaaatggatttaaatcATTTGCTCAAATGCGCAATCAGAAGTATTCGTCGCCCCGCTCCCGGGGTG AGCAGTGGAGTCAGAAGCCACCAAACACGGATGCTG ATGAGCCGACTGAGGAGCAGGCCTTCTATCCGAACTTTCCCCCGGAGTGGCGCAATCTGTTCCGGTGGAACAACTGCAGCCTGTGCCATAAGACCATGCGGACCATTCGCAACGCCGTGGAACACTACAGCTCAAAGGAGCACGATCGCCGGATGACGATGCGCACATTGCGTATGCCAGACGGCGGCTTCAATCAGTCCGTCAACCCGTCGGCTGAgtcgctgcaggagcagcgcagcgccaGATCTATCGATTTTTACTGCGAGCTCTGCGATCTGATGCTCACATCGAATGCGCACGCGGACCAGCACTTCCAGGGACGCCGCCACCGGATGGTGGCCAACAAACTCTCCAAGCCCAATGGGTTGGGCCACTACAACGCGGAGGGGCGCTGGGTGCGCACCGACAACAAGTGGATGAACTGCGAGCTCTGCGATGTGAGCATCACTTCCGATTCCCAGATGGCCATGCACATGGCGGGGGCCAAACATCGCAAGCGCGTCGTCGACTGCTACATCAGCGGACACATGGAGGTGCCTTTTGACGGCCACCACGTCTCCACCGACTCGATGTCCGCCCTCCAGCCACTGGGTCCCCACATTCGCAAGTCTGATATTTTCGACATCAATTCAGGCTACTATTGCGACGTGTGCGAGGTACCGCTGAACCATCGGAAGTCGGCGAAGCAGCACATGAAGGGGCGCTTGCACAAGAGGAATATTCATCAGTTGGCAACTGatgactga